From a region of the Coffea arabica cultivar ET-39 chromosome 3e, Coffea Arabica ET-39 HiFi, whole genome shotgun sequence genome:
- the LOC113738230 gene encoding putative cyclin-T1-1 isoform X1, which yields MTLAQTYHYGQSGPYYGDSMSYGNRHNDTSTSSAVTADYNHHFNGDFNYMRNYGDRHDFSRNCRVYNYNNKYYAKPEGAPSLKRRKFSNSTWEDTGRSYQQPYVHDKIPSKWPSIYGNFSSNDSTFYSQASSAYGSHLAVAPTTRSNVNVHYPTSPKRDRSIFEDDDDVLFMSRDEIERFSPSRKDGIDAKHETHLRYSYCAFLQNLGLQLELPQTTIATAMVLCHRFFVRRSHACHDRFLIATAALFLAAKSEETPRPLNNVLRASCEILHNRDFAFLSYTLPVDWFEQYRERITEAEQMILMTLNFELSVQHPYTSLTSTLEKLGFSQTFLVNLALNLISEGLRSSLWLQFKPHQIAAGAAYLAAKFLNMDLASYHNVWKEFETPPNVLKDVAQQLMELF from the exons ATGACTCTTGCACAAACTTACCATTATGGACAAAGTGGTCCTTATTATGGTGACTCCATGTCCTATGGTAACAGACACAATGATACTTCTACCAGCTCAGCTGTTACTGCTGACTACAATCACCACTTCAATGGAGATTTTAATTACATGAGGAACTATGGTGATCGGCATGACTTCTCCAGAAATTGTAGGGTGTACAACTACAATAACAAGTATTATGCTAAGCCTGAAGGTGCCCCTTCTTTGAAGAGGAGAAAGTTTTCGAATTCTACTTGGGAAGACACTGGCAGGTCTTACCAACAACCCTATGTTCATGATAAGATTCCCTCTAAATGGCCAAGCATTTATGGGAATTTCTCTTCAAATGACAGCACCTTCTATAGTCAAGCCTCTTCGGCATACGGCAGCCATTTAGCTGTTGCTCCGACCACTAGGTCTAATGTAAATGTCCATTACCCTACTTCCCCTAAGCGTgatcggtcaatttttgaggatgatgatgatgtgtTATTTATGTCGAGAGATGAAATTGAGAGGTTCTCTCCATCAAGGAAGGATGGTATTGATGCGAAGCATGAAACTCATCTGCGGTACTCATATTGTGCTTTCTTACAGAATCTTGGACTCCAGCTAGAGCT GCCACAAACAACCATTGCGACTGCTATGGTTCTGTGTCACCGCTTCTTTGTTCGACGATCACATGCTTGTCATGATAGATTT TTGATTGCTACTGCTGCTCTTTTTCTTGCTGCAAAGTCAGAGGAGACACCTCGTCCTCTTAACAATGTCCTGAGAGCATCATGTGAAATTCTCCACAACAGGGATTTTGCTTTTCTCTCCTATACACTTCCTGTT GATTGGTTTGAACAATATCGAGAGCGGATTACTGAGGCAGAGCAAATGATATTGATGACTTTGAATTTTGAGCTGAGTGTGCAGCATCCATATACCTCTCTGACATCCACACTCGAAAAGCTAGGCTTTTCACAAACTTTTTTGGTGAATCTGGCTCTCAACTTGATTAGTGAGGG GTTGAGAAGTTCGCTGTGGCTTCAGTTCAAACCCCACCAGATAGCTGCCGGTGCTGCATACCTTGCTGCTAAGTTTCTGAACATGGACCTTGCTTCATATCATAATGTTTGGAAGGAGTTTGAAACGCCTCCAAATGTGCTCAAAG ATGTAGCGCAGCAGTTGATGGAACTATTTTAG
- the LOC113738230 gene encoding cyclin-T1-3 isoform X3 produces the protein MTLAQTYHYGQSGPYYGDSMSYGNRHNDTSTSSAVTADYNHHFNGDFNYMRNYGDRHDFSRNCRVYNYNNKYYAKPEGAPSLKRRKFSNSTWEDTGRSYQQPYVHDKIPSKWPSIYGNFSSNDSTFYSQASSAYGSHLAVAPTTRSNVNVHYPTSPKRDRSIFEDDDDVLFMSRDEIERFSPSRKDGIDAKHETHLRYSYCAFLQNLGLQLELPQTTIATAMVLCHRFFVRRSHACHDRFLIATAALFLAAKSEETPRPLNNVLRASCEILHNRDFAFLSYTLPVDWFEQYRERITEAEQMILMTLNFELSVQHPYTSLTSTLEKLGFSQTFLVNLALNLISEGLRLAGYC, from the exons ATGACTCTTGCACAAACTTACCATTATGGACAAAGTGGTCCTTATTATGGTGACTCCATGTCCTATGGTAACAGACACAATGATACTTCTACCAGCTCAGCTGTTACTGCTGACTACAATCACCACTTCAATGGAGATTTTAATTACATGAGGAACTATGGTGATCGGCATGACTTCTCCAGAAATTGTAGGGTGTACAACTACAATAACAAGTATTATGCTAAGCCTGAAGGTGCCCCTTCTTTGAAGAGGAGAAAGTTTTCGAATTCTACTTGGGAAGACACTGGCAGGTCTTACCAACAACCCTATGTTCATGATAAGATTCCCTCTAAATGGCCAAGCATTTATGGGAATTTCTCTTCAAATGACAGCACCTTCTATAGTCAAGCCTCTTCGGCATACGGCAGCCATTTAGCTGTTGCTCCGACCACTAGGTCTAATGTAAATGTCCATTACCCTACTTCCCCTAAGCGTgatcggtcaatttttgaggatgatgatgatgtgtTATTTATGTCGAGAGATGAAATTGAGAGGTTCTCTCCATCAAGGAAGGATGGTATTGATGCGAAGCATGAAACTCATCTGCGGTACTCATATTGTGCTTTCTTACAGAATCTTGGACTCCAGCTAGAGCT GCCACAAACAACCATTGCGACTGCTATGGTTCTGTGTCACCGCTTCTTTGTTCGACGATCACATGCTTGTCATGATAGATTT TTGATTGCTACTGCTGCTCTTTTTCTTGCTGCAAAGTCAGAGGAGACACCTCGTCCTCTTAACAATGTCCTGAGAGCATCATGTGAAATTCTCCACAACAGGGATTTTGCTTTTCTCTCCTATACACTTCCTGTT GATTGGTTTGAACAATATCGAGAGCGGATTACTGAGGCAGAGCAAATGATATTGATGACTTTGAATTTTGAGCTGAGTGTGCAGCATCCATATACCTCTCTGACATCCACACTCGAAAAGCTAGGCTTTTCACAAACTTTTTTGGTGAATCTGGCTCTCAACTTGATTAGTGAGGG TTTGAGACTTGCAGGCTATTGTTAG
- the LOC113738230 gene encoding cyclin-T1-4 isoform X2, whose protein sequence is MTLAQTYHYGQSGPYYGDSMSYGNRHNDTSTSSAVTADYNHHFNGDFNYMRNYGDRHDFSRNCRVYNYNNKYYAKPEGAPSLKRRKFSNSTWEDTGRSYQQPYVHDKIPSKWPSIYGNFSSNDSTFYSQASSAYGSHLAVAPTTRSNVNVHYPTSPKRDRSIFEDDDDVLFMSRDEIERFSPSRKDGIDAKHETHLRYSYCAFLQNLGLQLELPQTTIATAMVLCHRFFVRRSHACHDRFLIATAALFLAAKSEETPRPLNNVLRASCEILHNRDFAFLSYTLPVDWFEQYRERITEAEQMILMTLNFELSVQHPYTSLTSTLEKLGFSQTFLVNLALNLISEGVYRRIIVLACLIFLAGG, encoded by the exons ATGACTCTTGCACAAACTTACCATTATGGACAAAGTGGTCCTTATTATGGTGACTCCATGTCCTATGGTAACAGACACAATGATACTTCTACCAGCTCAGCTGTTACTGCTGACTACAATCACCACTTCAATGGAGATTTTAATTACATGAGGAACTATGGTGATCGGCATGACTTCTCCAGAAATTGTAGGGTGTACAACTACAATAACAAGTATTATGCTAAGCCTGAAGGTGCCCCTTCTTTGAAGAGGAGAAAGTTTTCGAATTCTACTTGGGAAGACACTGGCAGGTCTTACCAACAACCCTATGTTCATGATAAGATTCCCTCTAAATGGCCAAGCATTTATGGGAATTTCTCTTCAAATGACAGCACCTTCTATAGTCAAGCCTCTTCGGCATACGGCAGCCATTTAGCTGTTGCTCCGACCACTAGGTCTAATGTAAATGTCCATTACCCTACTTCCCCTAAGCGTgatcggtcaatttttgaggatgatgatgatgtgtTATTTATGTCGAGAGATGAAATTGAGAGGTTCTCTCCATCAAGGAAGGATGGTATTGATGCGAAGCATGAAACTCATCTGCGGTACTCATATTGTGCTTTCTTACAGAATCTTGGACTCCAGCTAGAGCT GCCACAAACAACCATTGCGACTGCTATGGTTCTGTGTCACCGCTTCTTTGTTCGACGATCACATGCTTGTCATGATAGATTT TTGATTGCTACTGCTGCTCTTTTTCTTGCTGCAAAGTCAGAGGAGACACCTCGTCCTCTTAACAATGTCCTGAGAGCATCATGTGAAATTCTCCACAACAGGGATTTTGCTTTTCTCTCCTATACACTTCCTGTT GATTGGTTTGAACAATATCGAGAGCGGATTACTGAGGCAGAGCAAATGATATTGATGACTTTGAATTTTGAGCTGAGTGTGCAGCATCCATATACCTCTCTGACATCCACACTCGAAAAGCTAGGCTTTTCACAAACTTTTTTGGTGAATCTGGCTCTCAACTTGATTAGTGAGGG GGTCTATAGAAGGATTATCGTGCTCGCCTGTTTGATATTCTTAGCTGGCGGTTGA